A part of Candidatus Bathyarchaeota archaeon genomic DNA contains:
- a CDS encoding NAD(P)/FAD-dependent oxidoreductase — protein MVKYVIIGCSAGAVGAVEAIRELDPVGDIAVISEEPIPAYSRPMIGKYLSGEVNLENMIFPSKNFWEKQKVQLFLGKKAVKLDLTRKEIELEDAEKIGFDKLLIATGSKPIIPNIEGVTKKGVYTFTRIADAEHIRETVYAIKAQKAVVVGVGLIGITVTEALAKLGLKVTLIGRRDRVLNQVLDQKAAGILEEAMRKEGVCIVKGRTVQRILGRKDNDDMVGGVLLDDGSAIECDLVVFAVGVVPRTELVINTELKINNGVLTDRFTRTNIPDVYACGDVAETYDFVVGKQRVLALWPLARISGRVAGYNMAGLKLEYPGVASMTALNHFGVPIISVGLTTQSGDSEGYETLVFHDQKRRIYRKIMLKSGKIMGMTLVGDVERAGVIFHLMKNKVNVEDFKHKLIADNFSLASLPETLRKQLIWEVCNEFHYSPK, from the coding sequence ATGGTTAAGTATGTGATCATAGGCTGCTCAGCTGGAGCGGTAGGTGCTGTTGAAGCCATAAGGGAATTAGACCCCGTGGGAGATATTGCTGTGATAAGCGAAGAACCCATTCCTGCTTATTCGCGTCCAATGATAGGTAAATACCTCAGTGGAGAAGTGAACCTAGAGAACATGATTTTTCCATCAAAGAATTTCTGGGAAAAACAAAAAGTTCAGCTGTTCCTTGGGAAGAAGGCTGTTAAACTTGACTTGACCAGGAAAGAAATTGAGCTTGAAGATGCTGAAAAAATCGGTTTTGACAAACTTCTGATAGCGACGGGAAGTAAGCCGATCATACCAAACATTGAAGGCGTAACAAAAAAGGGCGTATACACGTTTACGAGAATAGCTGATGCTGAACATATCAGAGAGACTGTTTATGCTATCAAGGCGCAAAAGGCAGTCGTCGTAGGTGTAGGCCTCATCGGTATAACAGTCACAGAAGCGTTAGCTAAGCTTGGATTAAAGGTCACCCTTATTGGACGAAGAGACCGTGTTCTCAATCAAGTGCTTGATCAAAAGGCTGCGGGAATCCTTGAGGAAGCAATGCGAAAAGAAGGTGTGTGCATAGTTAAAGGTCGTACAGTTCAACGTATTCTAGGGAGAAAGGATAACGACGACATGGTTGGCGGTGTCCTTCTTGATGATGGAAGTGCAATAGAATGTGATTTAGTTGTGTTTGCTGTTGGTGTTGTCCCAAGAACGGAGCTTGTTATCAACACTGAATTGAAAATCAACAATGGGGTTCTGACCGATAGATTTACGCGAACCAACATTCCTGATGTCTACGCTTGTGGCGATGTAGCTGAAACATACGACTTCGTCGTTGGAAAACAACGAGTTCTTGCACTGTGGCCATTGGCCAGAATCAGCGGTAGAGTTGCAGGATATAACATGGCTGGGCTAAAACTTGAATATCCAGGTGTGGCATCTATGACCGCTCTCAACCATTTCGGGGTTCCAATAATTTCTGTTGGTTTAACTACTCAAAGCGGAGATTCTGAAGGTTATGAAACGCTGGTTTTCCATGACCAAAAAAGGAGGATTTACAGGAAAATTATGCTTAAAAGTGGAAAAATCATGGGTATGACACTTGTTGGAGACGTTGAAAGAGCTGGTGTGATTTTCCACCTTATGAAAAATAAAGTTAACGTTGAGGATTTCAAACACAAACTCATAGCCGATAATTTCAGTTTAGCGTCTCTGCCTGAAACTCTAAGAAAACAACTCATCTGGGAGGTTTGTAATGAATTTCACTACTCTCCTAAATAA
- a CDS encoding 4Fe-4S dicluster domain-containing protein: MKRVYVNEELCMGCGLCEVYCAVQHSKSRDLLKAFKRETPKPVSRIKLLQEKPVSFPVQCKSCRDPLCVSACLSGAMHVDEKTGSVIHDEERCIGCLTCVMVCPIGAVRINPNNSETVIKCDLCQGSEIPACVKFCPNEALTLEER; the protein is encoded by the coding sequence ATGAAGAGAGTCTACGTCAATGAAGAACTCTGCATGGGCTGTGGATTGTGCGAAGTCTACTGTGCAGTTCAGCATTCAAAGTCCAGAGATCTTCTCAAGGCATTTAAGAGAGAAACGCCCAAACCAGTCAGCCGCATTAAACTGCTCCAAGAAAAGCCGGTATCTTTTCCAGTTCAATGTAAGAGCTGTCGTGACCCTTTATGTGTTTCTGCATGCCTATCGGGTGCAATGCACGTTGACGAGAAAACAGGATCAGTAATACATGATGAAGAAAGATGCATTGGATGTTTGACATGCGTCATGGTTTGTCCCATCGGCGCCGTTAGAATAAACCCAAACAACAGCGAAACTGTGATCAAATGTGACCTATGCCAAGGATCGGAAATACCTGCTTGTGTGAAGTTCTGTCCTAATGAGGCTTTAACCCTTGAGGAGAGATAG
- a CDS encoding glutamine amidotransferase family protein, translating into MNFTTLLNNPYNDDKVIDACGLFGMMDLTGRCFGSKDPIKAISNMRERGNGLGGGFAIYGLYPEHKDDYAFHIMYLNTEAKEKVERLLSQNFDVVEAEEMPTNPKANVWNPPLIWRYFLQPKKSAVKGQQDDEYVFYNVMRINTESDGAFVFSSGKNMGVFKGVGFPEDIAEYFCLDEYEGYLWVCHGRFPTNTPGWWGGAHPFSILDWVVVHNGELSSYGANRRFLEMYGYHCTMQTDTEVMVYALDLLVRRHKLPMEVAAKILAPPLWIEIDTMEPSKKEVYTALRQCYGSLLMNGPFTIIAARTGEMIGLTDRIKLRPLTAGIKGDLLFLSSEESAIRAVAPNLDKVWSPRGGELVIGRLKTIRAPEIVAPEVGRSRAI; encoded by the coding sequence ATGAATTTCACTACTCTCCTAAATAATCCTTACAATGACGACAAAGTCATCGATGCTTGTGGGCTTTTCGGTATGATGGACCTTACTGGGAGATGTTTTGGGTCAAAGGACCCCATTAAAGCCATCTCAAATATGCGTGAAAGGGGAAATGGTCTTGGCGGGGGCTTTGCCATTTACGGGCTTTATCCTGAACATAAGGATGACTATGCATTCCACATAATGTATTTGAATACGGAAGCCAAAGAAAAAGTGGAGAGGCTTTTATCACAAAACTTTGACGTTGTCGAAGCTGAAGAAATGCCCACTAATCCAAAAGCGAACGTTTGGAACCCTCCTCTTATTTGGCGATATTTCCTCCAGCCAAAGAAGAGCGCTGTCAAAGGTCAACAAGACGATGAATATGTGTTTTATAACGTTATGAGGATCAATACCGAGTCAGATGGCGCTTTTGTATTCTCCAGCGGAAAAAACATGGGCGTATTTAAGGGTGTAGGCTTTCCAGAGGATATTGCCGAGTATTTCTGCCTAGATGAATACGAAGGTTACTTGTGGGTCTGTCACGGGAGGTTTCCAACAAATACTCCAGGCTGGTGGGGCGGTGCTCACCCATTTAGCATCCTTGACTGGGTAGTTGTGCATAACGGGGAACTTTCAAGCTATGGAGCCAACAGGAGATTCCTCGAAATGTACGGTTACCACTGCACAATGCAGACAGACACGGAAGTCATGGTTTACGCATTAGACTTGCTGGTAAGGAGGCATAAGTTGCCAATGGAAGTCGCCGCCAAAATATTGGCTCCGCCTTTATGGATCGAAATCGACACTATGGAACCAAGCAAAAAAGAGGTATACACAGCGTTACGCCAATGCTACGGCAGCTTACTCATGAATGGGCCGTTCACCATAATCGCAGCCCGCACAGGAGAAATGATTGGTTTAACAGACCGCATAAAGCTAAGACCGCTTACAGCAGGCATTAAGGGCGATTTGCTCTTTTTGTCTTCCGAAGAATCCGCCATACGGGCAGTTGCACCCAATTTGGATAAAGTTTGGAGCCCCCGTGGAGGCGAACTCGTAATTGGTAGGCTTAAAACAATAAGAGCCCCGGAAATCGTGGCCCCTGAGGTGGGAAGATCAAGAGCTATATAG
- a CDS encoding sulfide/dihydroorotate dehydrogenase-like FAD/NAD-binding protein: MANEIIFKEELAPEVKLIKVRAPSIAKKAKSGQFIILRVDEDGERIPLTLIDWDPKEGTITLVFKEVGASTKELGKLEVGDAIHDLVGPLGKPSEIALHSKVCVIGRGVAIAAAYERAKKMKEAGNNVTAIISARTAKQLIFKDQLRGVCDKLYIVTDDGSEGAKGYANDFLRTLLESGERFDLVYAVGAATLMRSISETTKPYKIKTIVSLNSLMVDGTGMCGCCRVTVGGKPMFACVDGPDFDAHLVDFEEFRARIHMYDEEERVALKIAGECGCKS; the protein is encoded by the coding sequence ATGGCAAATGAAATAATCTTTAAGGAAGAGTTGGCTCCAGAGGTTAAGCTAATAAAAGTAAGGGCGCCATCGATCGCGAAAAAGGCAAAATCAGGACAGTTCATAATTTTAAGGGTGGATGAGGATGGCGAAAGAATCCCCTTAACCCTAATAGACTGGGATCCTAAAGAAGGCACAATAACCCTGGTGTTTAAGGAGGTTGGGGCGTCCACAAAGGAGCTTGGAAAACTGGAAGTTGGGGACGCTATCCACGATCTGGTGGGACCGCTTGGAAAACCAAGCGAAATTGCCCTCCATAGCAAAGTGTGTGTAATCGGTAGGGGAGTTGCCATTGCAGCAGCTTACGAGAGGGCTAAGAAAATGAAGGAGGCAGGCAATAACGTGACAGCCATAATCAGTGCCAGAACAGCTAAACAGTTAATCTTCAAGGATCAGCTTAGGGGGGTATGCGACAAACTCTACATAGTTACCGACGACGGCTCAGAAGGAGCGAAGGGGTATGCCAACGATTTTCTCAGAACCCTTCTAGAGTCTGGGGAGAGGTTTGATTTAGTTTACGCTGTTGGGGCGGCAACTTTAATGAGGTCAATTTCAGAAACAACCAAACCCTACAAAATTAAAACAATTGTCAGCCTCAACTCCTTAATGGTGGATGGGACAGGCATGTGTGGTTGCTGCCGTGTAACAGTTGGCGGTAAACCTATGTTTGCATGTGTCGACGGTCCGGACTTTGACGCTCATCTAGTGGACTTTGAGGAGTTCAGAGCCAGAATCCACATGTACGATGAGGAAGAAAGAGTCGCCCTAAAAATCGCTGGTGAATGTGGATGCAAAAGCTAG
- the gltA gene encoding NADPH-dependent glutamate synthase: MQKLEFRLKQVRMPELPIDERLKTFDEVALGYSEEQALAEAARCLQCTRPLCVEMCPLHVDIPEFIKLVRLGDYEEAAEKIRQKNCMPSVCGRVCPQEALCVMGCKNTIGDPINIGALERFVADWELETGATVPEIAPSTGKSVAVVGSGPAGLSVATELARRGHHVVVFEALHEPGGVLIYGIPEFRLPKKVVKKEIDYVKKLGVEIKTNVIVGKTLTIDDLFDEGFNAVFLGTGAGLPKLLGIPGENLCGVYSLNEFLLRINLMKAGLFPHKSKTPIKVRGRVAILGARGMDAARSALRLGAEEACIFYQRKVVGRADDVRRGLEEGVKMQPSTKPIRLIGDEKRWVKLVELIKLKPGQPDRTGKPKLIPESGSEFLYSAETVIVATEHIPNTIAAANTTRSIKIAEKNKTIIVNQETLEAANGIFAGGDVVSGAASVIKAIEAGKRAAQSINTYISKH, translated from the coding sequence ATGCAAAAGCTAGAATTTAGACTAAAACAAGTTAGGATGCCAGAACTTCCAATTGATGAACGTTTGAAAACTTTTGACGAGGTAGCTTTGGGATACTCTGAAGAGCAAGCCTTGGCCGAAGCGGCAAGATGCCTCCAATGCACACGCCCTCTATGTGTGGAAATGTGTCCATTACACGTTGACATACCTGAATTTATAAAACTTGTCAGGTTAGGCGATTATGAGGAAGCCGCCGAAAAAATCCGTCAGAAAAACTGTATGCCGTCAGTATGCGGAAGGGTATGCCCACAAGAAGCCTTATGTGTCATGGGATGCAAAAATACCATAGGCGATCCAATAAATATAGGAGCCCTTGAAAGGTTTGTTGCCGATTGGGAATTAGAAACTGGAGCAACTGTTCCTGAAATAGCGCCGTCAACTGGGAAAAGCGTGGCTGTTGTTGGAAGCGGTCCGGCAGGTTTAAGCGTGGCGACAGAATTGGCGAGAAGGGGACACCATGTAGTCGTTTTTGAGGCACTACATGAACCAGGCGGCGTTTTAATCTACGGCATACCAGAGTTTCGCCTTCCAAAGAAAGTTGTTAAAAAAGAAATTGATTATGTTAAAAAGCTTGGGGTTGAAATAAAAACAAACGTTATTGTGGGCAAAACGCTGACAATAGACGACCTCTTCGACGAAGGCTTCAATGCTGTTTTCCTAGGCACTGGAGCAGGCTTACCTAAGCTTTTAGGCATTCCGGGAGAGAACCTATGCGGTGTCTACTCCCTAAACGAGTTCCTTCTCAGAATAAACCTCATGAAGGCAGGCCTATTCCCTCACAAAAGTAAAACTCCAATAAAAGTTCGAGGCAGAGTTGCAATACTGGGTGCAAGAGGGATGGATGCTGCAAGGTCCGCCCTCAGGCTTGGAGCTGAAGAAGCCTGCATATTCTACCAAAGAAAAGTTGTGGGAAGAGCCGACGACGTAAGGCGAGGGTTAGAAGAAGGCGTAAAAATGCAACCATCAACAAAGCCTATTAGGCTTATAGGCGACGAGAAACGATGGGTAAAACTCGTCGAACTCATAAAATTAAAGCCGGGACAACCAGACAGGACAGGTAAACCAAAGCTAATTCCAGAATCAGGCTCAGAATTCCTATACAGCGCAGAAACAGTCATTGTTGCAACGGAGCACATACCCAACACAATAGCAGCGGCAAACACCACACGAAGCATTAAAATTGCAGAAAAGAACAAAACAATAATAGTCAACCAAGAGACCCTAGAGGCAGCAAACGGAATTTTCGCAGGAGGCGACGTGGTAAGCGGCGCCGCGTCAGTCATAAAAGCCATAGAAGCAGGTAAAAGGGCAGCCCAATCAATAAACACATACATTTCAAAACATTAA